One genomic segment of Choristoneura fumiferana chromosome Z, NRCan_CFum_1, whole genome shotgun sequence includes these proteins:
- the LOC141438037 gene encoding uncharacterized protein, whose protein sequence is MALTLSMHMVILILKIVMIAGVKKPAGPHLEPEDKTSCEEFSRYARFNPYTVLDETWMVFYFWAPQTPTLRVDFTLPRKSDYKLLHDYLDEHVSTPVNWTARHVLIRESGQMSLLVENGDRGQYLMYVPLQGVPEGKKLDPVDVRFKQTGDNEVLGMMLCESQEVYAMARISKVPRKAHLQDAAARLNYRCRGGKSYLYAGHNWMPIPEQDERTFWSPLRQTRYMVD, encoded by the exons ATGGCTTTAACGCTGTCAATGCACATGGTGATCTTAATTCTCAAAATTGTGATGATCGCGGGTGTTAAAAAGCCGGCCGGGCCCCATCTCGAGCCCGAGGATAAGACGTCCTGTGAAGAGTTCAGCCGTTACGCGAGATTCAACCCTTACACCGTGCTGGACGAGACGTGGATGGTGTTTTATTTCTGGGCCCCGCAAACGCCCACGCTGCGGGTGGACTTCACTTTGCCACGGAAAAGC GACTACAAGTTGCTGCACGATTATTTGGACGAGCACGTGAGCACGCCGGTCAACTGGACCGCCCGGCACGTGCTCATACGGGAGTCGGGTCAGATGAGTCTGCTGGTGGAGAACGGAGACCGCGGCCAGTATCTGATGTACGTGCCGTTGCAAG GTGTTCCTGAAGGCAAGAAGCTGGATCCAGTGGACGTGAGGTTCAAGCAGACCGGAGACAACGAGGTGCTGGGCATGATGCTGTGTGAG AGCCAGGAAGTGTACGCGATGGCACGAATAAGCAAGGTACCTCGTAAGGCCCACCTGCAGGACGCGGCCGCACGGCTCAACTACCGCTGTCGCGGCGGAAAGTCCTACCTATACGCAG GTCACAACTGGATGCCCATCCCTGAACAAGACGAGAGGACCTTCTGGTCCCCGCTGCGACAGACCCGCTACATGGTGGACTAG